A DNA window from Nodularia sp. NIES-3585 contains the following coding sequences:
- a CDS encoding aspartyl protease, producing the protein MGVGAFGDNGELWFEIQMLAANGDVFSVEALFDTGFTAGWLAINTQDLEALEWLRIAAQIFMTTARGEGQFNLYEGRVIIDDTEFTIPVHVGDDIPDTLMGSAWLDIMQLVVNKPQGILTLEIVKGN; encoded by the coding sequence ATGGGTGTAGGTGCTTTTGGGGACAATGGTGAGCTATGGTTTGAAATCCAGATGCTGGCCGCCAATGGAGATGTATTTTCTGTGGAAGCTCTATTTGATACTGGCTTTACTGCGGGGTGGCTGGCTATTAATACCCAAGACTTGGAAGCATTGGAGTGGTTAAGAATTGCTGCCCAAATCTTCATGACAACAGCACGAGGGGAAGGTCAGTTCAATTTGTATGAAGGTAGGGTGATCATTGATGACACCGAATTTACTATTCCCGTTCATGTTGGGGATGATATTCCCGATACCCTCATGGGTTCTGCGTGGTTAGACATCATGCAACTGGTCGTCAATAAACCTCAAGGGATATTAACCTTAGAAATAGTCAAGGGAAACTAA
- a CDS encoding AAA family ATPase encodes MPIIAVINQKGGAGKSTVAVHLARWLQKQRKSVLLVDADAQCSSSKWLARLEKDVPCQILQAPDALLDELPKLIKAYNWVIADGPAALSETTRALILTADLVIVPCQPTGVDLESASDTVRLIQQAQRIRRGEPKAVMFVNRAVKGTKLKDEAIEVLRLMPNVIVLENVLHQRQVIADCYGQNSTVFDLSGSTAGIARREIEQIFKQALEVLNA; translated from the coding sequence ATGCCAATTATTGCAGTTATTAATCAAAAAGGAGGAGCCGGCAAGTCAACAGTTGCCGTGCATCTAGCGCGTTGGCTGCAAAAACAACGTAAATCTGTGTTGCTTGTGGACGCAGATGCTCAATGCTCATCTTCCAAATGGCTGGCGCGATTAGAAAAAGATGTTCCTTGCCAGATTCTTCAAGCACCTGATGCACTGTTGGATGAGTTACCTAAATTGATAAAGGCGTACAATTGGGTCATTGCTGATGGGCCGGCCGCGCTGTCCGAAACAACTAGAGCATTGATTTTAACTGCTGATTTAGTGATTGTTCCTTGCCAACCTACGGGTGTTGATTTGGAGAGCGCTTCAGATACTGTAAGGTTAATTCAGCAAGCTCAAAGAATTCGCCGTGGAGAGCCGAAAGCAGTGATGTTTGTTAATCGGGCAGTCAAAGGAACTAAATTAAAGGATGAAGCGATTGAAGTTCTGCGACTGATGCCAAATGTTATCGTTCTGGAAAATGTGCTTCATCAGCGCCAAGTTATTGCTGACTGCTACGGACAAAACTCTACAGTTTTTGATTTGTCTGGCTCCACAGCAGGAATTGCTAGACGTGAAATTGAGCAAATATTTAAACAAGCCTTGGAGGTTTTAAATGCCTAA